Proteins encoded in a region of the Mycolicibacterium duvalii genome:
- a CDS encoding TlpA family protein disulfide reductase, translated as MTSLRRSVAVVAALVVATASVTGCTTGEDAVAQGGTFDFVSPGGKTAIFYDPPSTRGTIGNLSGPDLFTDEPIRLSDFTGKVVLINVWGSWCAPCRTETPELETVYGEYRDRGVQFLGIDVRDNRDTARDFVTDRNVQYPSIFDPAMRSLITLGRSYPTSVVPTTMVLDRQHRVAAVYLMALLAEDLRPLLDRLTTER; from the coding sequence GTGACTAGCCTCAGGCGATCTGTCGCCGTCGTGGCAGCCCTTGTCGTCGCAACAGCCTCGGTCACCGGCTGCACCACCGGCGAGGATGCCGTCGCCCAAGGCGGCACCTTCGACTTCGTCTCACCCGGCGGCAAGACCGCGATCTTCTACGACCCTCCCTCGACACGGGGCACGATCGGCAATCTGAGCGGACCCGATCTGTTCACCGACGAACCGATCCGGCTGTCGGATTTCACCGGAAAGGTCGTCCTCATCAATGTGTGGGGCTCCTGGTGTGCGCCATGCCGCACCGAAACTCCGGAGCTGGAAACGGTGTACGGCGAATATCGCGACCGCGGCGTGCAGTTCCTCGGTATCGACGTCCGCGACAACCGCGACACCGCACGCGATTTCGTCACCGACCGCAACGTGCAATATCCCTCCATCTTCGACCCCGCAATGCGCAGCCTCATCACACTGGGACGCAGCTATCCGACCAGCGTGGTGCCCACCACCATGGTCCTCGACCGCCAGCACAGAGTCGCCGCGGTGTACCTCATGGCACTACTAGCCGAAGACCTACGGCCGCTACTGGACCGGCTGACCACCGAGCGCTGA
- a CDS encoding SHOCT domain-containing protein translates to MMYGTDDCMWGGWGWGGWILMGVVMVLLSAALITAVVLAVRHLAGSDAQRNRTDSGTWSRPEDALAQRFARGDIDEDEYLRRMTLLREHQEPR, encoded by the coding sequence ATGATGTACGGCACAGACGACTGCATGTGGGGCGGTTGGGGATGGGGCGGCTGGATCCTCATGGGCGTGGTGATGGTGCTGTTGTCGGCCGCCCTGATCACCGCGGTCGTGCTGGCCGTTCGGCATCTCGCCGGTAGCGATGCACAGCGCAACCGCACGGATTCAGGGACCTGGTCGCGGCCGGAAGATGCTCTAGCCCAACGGTTTGCGCGCGGCGACATCGATGAGGATGAGTATCTGCGGCGGATGACGCTGCTGCGCGAACACCAGGAACCGCGATGA
- a CDS encoding ArsR/SmtB family transcription factor, with the protein MAEPLDTCDLLCLGLLHAEEIRAAVPDSATVQAAAAAARGLGDGTRLSITAALAAGEELCVCDVAWVVGLSQGLVSHHLRQLKNASLVSSRRQGKMVMYRLTERGRQLTAAVLTGVAAVAGVSPNRG; encoded by the coding sequence ATGGCCGAGCCGCTCGATACGTGCGATCTTCTGTGTTTAGGCCTGCTCCACGCGGAGGAGATCCGGGCCGCGGTGCCCGACAGCGCCACGGTGCAGGCCGCCGCCGCGGCCGCGCGTGGGTTGGGGGATGGCACCCGGCTGTCCATTACGGCCGCGTTGGCCGCGGGCGAGGAATTGTGCGTCTGCGACGTGGCCTGGGTGGTCGGGTTGTCTCAAGGTTTGGTGTCGCACCATCTGCGCCAGCTTAAGAATGCGTCACTGGTGTCCTCGCGGCGCCAGGGGAAGATGGTCATGTATCGGCTGACCGAGCGCGGGCGACAGTTGACGGCAGCGGTGCTGACCGGTGTGGCCGCGGTTGCTGGAGTAAGCCCGAATCGTGGCTGA
- a CDS encoding DsbA family protein — protein MNMKGLGSILANTRVLLTVFVIAVAMVGTVVFLSVRDKDSAPDIALDGSPAGQTVRENSHRLNSVPDSEVYFVEFLDFECEGCRALYPAVEQLRAEYGDRVNFVLRYFPLRSHFNAERAARAVEAAAQQGQLEAMYRKMYETQAQWGEKQIPADDVFRGFAQQLGLDMEAFDATYNDPATLERIQLDIADGTALGVQGTPTFFINDERIQPRSYDDLTTALDQALERG, from the coding sequence ATGAACATGAAGGGCCTCGGCTCGATCCTGGCCAACACCCGCGTGCTCCTCACGGTCTTCGTCATCGCGGTCGCAATGGTGGGGACCGTGGTGTTTCTCTCCGTTCGCGACAAGGACTCAGCTCCCGACATCGCACTTGACGGGTCACCAGCCGGGCAGACGGTCAGGGAGAACAGTCACCGACTCAACTCAGTACCCGACAGCGAGGTCTATTTCGTCGAGTTCCTCGACTTCGAGTGCGAAGGCTGCCGGGCGCTCTATCCCGCGGTCGAGCAGCTGCGCGCCGAGTACGGCGACCGGGTGAACTTCGTGCTGCGCTACTTTCCGCTGCGATCCCACTTCAACGCCGAACGCGCCGCACGCGCGGTGGAAGCCGCCGCCCAGCAAGGCCAACTCGAAGCCATGTACCGCAAAATGTATGAGACACAAGCCCAGTGGGGCGAAAAGCAGATCCCCGCCGATGACGTGTTCCGCGGCTTCGCCCAACAACTGGGCCTGGACATGGAGGCCTTCGACGCCACCTACAACGACCCCGCGACCCTGGAACGCATCCAACTCGACATCGCCGACGGCACCGCACTCGGCGTGCAGGGAACTCCCACCTTTTTTATCAACGACGAACGGATCCAGCCCCGCAGCTACGACGACCTGACCACCGCACTCGACCAGGCCTTGGAACGTGGATAG
- a CDS encoding DUF3703 domain-containing protein has product MPRISAQARLVYRDEMDAARKADDSLVRWRHLERAHIVSQPDPWLHTGNHAAMLVLAVRQRNRREALGQVLRLIVAAPGSMTGRYPVGNTGRVTAGLMTPMPIPDDLAAAVTSR; this is encoded by the coding sequence ATGCCGAGGATCAGTGCGCAGGCCCGCCTTGTGTATCGAGACGAGATGGACGCCGCCAGGAAAGCCGACGATTCGCTGGTGCGGTGGCGACATTTGGAGCGGGCTCACATCGTGTCGCAGCCAGATCCGTGGCTGCACACCGGCAACCACGCCGCCATGCTGGTGTTGGCCGTGCGCCAGCGCAACCGCCGCGAAGCACTCGGGCAGGTGCTGCGCCTCATTGTCGCTGCCCCCGGGTCGATGACCGGTCGGTATCCCGTCGGCAACACCGGCCGCGTCACGGCAGGACTGATGACACCGATGCCCATTCCCGACGACCTCGCCGCAGCCGTAACCAGCAGATGA
- a CDS encoding cadmium resistance transporter — MILSSVLPAIGLFIVTNIDDIIVLSLFFARGAGQRGTTARITAGQYLGFAGILGAAVLVTLGAGAFLPPHVIPYFGLIPLALGLWAAWGAWRGNDDDDDDNKVAGKNVGVLTVAAVTFANGGDNIGVYVPVFLSVGPAAVVAYCVVFLVLVAVLVIAARFVATRRPIAEVLERWEHVLFPIVLIALGIFILVSGLAFDN; from the coding sequence ATGATCCTGTCGTCTGTTCTGCCCGCGATCGGCCTGTTCATCGTCACCAACATCGACGACATCATCGTGCTCTCGTTGTTCTTCGCCCGCGGCGCGGGACAACGCGGGACCACGGCCCGGATCACCGCCGGGCAATACCTGGGATTCGCGGGAATCCTCGGCGCGGCTGTGCTGGTGACGCTGGGTGCCGGAGCATTCCTTCCCCCGCACGTCATCCCGTACTTCGGGCTCATCCCCCTGGCCCTGGGACTGTGGGCGGCATGGGGAGCCTGGCGTGGCAACGACGACGATGACGACGATAACAAGGTCGCCGGCAAGAACGTCGGTGTCTTAACCGTCGCAGCAGTCACCTTCGCCAATGGCGGAGACAACATCGGGGTCTACGTTCCGGTCTTCTTGAGCGTGGGACCGGCAGCCGTGGTGGCCTACTGCGTCGTCTTCCTCGTGCTCGTCGCGGTCCTCGTCATCGCCGCCCGATTCGTCGCCACCCGCCGGCCGATCGCCGAAGTCCTCGAACGCTGGGAACACGTCCTGTTCCCGATCGTCCTGATCGCCCTGGGCATCTTCATCCTGGTCAGCGGCCTTGCCTTCGACAACTAG
- a CDS encoding pyridoxamine 5'-phosphate oxidase family protein yields the protein MTAEELARELAHPGAQQLLSGAMARLAYNGPDGFPRVVPVGFHWNGKRIVVSTAPTSPKARALAVRPEVALTIDTGSTPEEAKALLVRGVAILDTVEGVSDEYLESARNSLDDAAFTEFERNVRATYPQMVRISIEPRWARFFDFGAGRLPAFLADLVGGGDGS from the coding sequence ATGACTGCGGAGGAGTTGGCTCGCGAACTCGCTCACCCTGGCGCCCAACAGTTGCTCTCGGGGGCGATGGCCCGGTTGGCCTACAACGGCCCTGACGGCTTCCCGCGCGTCGTTCCCGTCGGGTTTCACTGGAACGGCAAGCGCATCGTCGTGTCCACCGCGCCGACCTCCCCGAAAGCGCGCGCACTGGCGGTCCGTCCCGAGGTCGCGTTGACCATCGACACCGGCTCCACGCCGGAGGAGGCCAAAGCTCTTCTCGTGCGCGGCGTGGCGATCCTCGACACCGTTGAGGGGGTCAGCGACGAGTACCTGGAGTCGGCGCGCAATTCCCTGGATGACGCCGCGTTCACCGAGTTCGAACGAAACGTGCGTGCGACCTATCCGCAAATGGTGCGCATCTCCATCGAGCCCCGGTGGGCCCGCTTCTTCGACTTCGGCGCGGGCCGGCTGCCGGCCTTCCTCGCCGACCTTGTCGGCGGGGGCGACGGGTCGTGA